One window of uncultured Trichococcus sp. genomic DNA carries:
- a CDS encoding class I SAM-dependent methyltransferase, with the protein METLDLIIDFHKNNPRQGPGSQQSTIKALQFLPQLTPQAQLLDVGCGTGAQTMVLSEQTPAHITAVDSSKEFLSILKHKALQQGIMNRLTVKEMDMEQLAFAPESLDVIWAEGAIYNIGFSRGIREWRPLLKKEGYLVVSEISWLTPQRPQIVDKYWTDVYPEMGTIAEKITQVEDAGYIPVAHFILPESDWTSHYYHYYETNEAAFLERHSHSEDAKALVEENRQEMKHFEKYSAYYNYVFYILQKC; encoded by the coding sequence ATGGAAACATTGGATTTGATCATCGATTTTCACAAAAACAACCCGCGCCAAGGTCCCGGCAGCCAACAGAGCACCATCAAAGCGCTGCAGTTTCTGCCGCAATTGACCCCGCAAGCGCAACTTTTGGATGTAGGCTGCGGAACCGGCGCGCAGACCATGGTGCTGAGCGAACAGACGCCGGCCCATATCACTGCGGTCGACAGCAGCAAAGAATTTTTGAGCATATTGAAGCACAAAGCCCTGCAGCAGGGCATCATGAACCGCTTGACGGTAAAGGAAATGGATATGGAGCAGCTTGCCTTTGCGCCCGAATCATTGGACGTCATTTGGGCGGAAGGTGCCATCTACAACATCGGTTTTTCCAGAGGCATCCGGGAATGGCGTCCGCTGCTGAAAAAAGAAGGTTACTTGGTCGTTTCCGAAATTTCCTGGCTGACGCCGCAACGTCCACAGATTGTGGACAAATATTGGACCGACGTCTATCCGGAAATGGGGACGATTGCGGAAAAGATTACCCAAGTGGAGGATGCCGGCTACATTCCGGTGGCTCATTTCATTCTGCCCGAATCGGACTGGACGAGCCATTACTATCATTACTACGAGACCAATGAAGCGGCATTCCTGGAAAGGCACAGCCATAGCGAGGACGCGAAAGCTTTGGTGGAGGAGAATCGTCAGGAAATGAAACATTTTGAAAAATACAGTGCATACTACAACTACGTTTTCTACATTTTGCAGAAATGCTGA
- a CDS encoding NAD(P)-dependent oxidoreductase has product MKIGIIGATGRQGRLILEEAHARGHEVTAIIRNPAKLADKKVAIIERDIFDVQLEDLKGFDVIVDAFNAPAGMEEEHVTSLQSLIDELEHLPETRLIVVGGAGSLYADTGKTIRVMETANFPEAFKPTATNMAKALSILKESKVNWTYLSPSAYFDPNGNRTGKYAEGAETLLLNSEGESYISYADYAIALVDEIERQRHLRQRYTVVGERQ; this is encoded by the coding sequence GTGAAGATCGGAATCATCGGAGCGACAGGCAGACAAGGCAGGCTGATTTTGGAAGAAGCGCATGCCCGGGGACATGAGGTGACCGCCATCATCCGGAATCCCGCCAAGCTTGCAGATAAAAAAGTAGCCATCATCGAGCGGGACATTTTCGATGTGCAGTTGGAGGATCTGAAAGGGTTCGATGTGATTGTGGATGCATTCAATGCGCCTGCGGGAATGGAAGAGGAGCATGTGACTTCGTTGCAGTCCTTGATTGATGAACTGGAACACTTGCCGGAAACGCGGCTGATCGTTGTAGGCGGAGCCGGCAGCCTTTACGCGGATACCGGAAAAACGATCCGGGTGATGGAAACGGCCAATTTCCCTGAGGCTTTCAAACCGACTGCGACAAACATGGCAAAGGCCCTCAGCATACTGAAGGAAAGCAAAGTCAACTGGACTTATCTTTCGCCATCCGCTTATTTTGATCCCAACGGCAACCGGACCGGAAAATACGCGGAAGGGGCAGAAACGCTGCTGCTGAACAGCGAGGGTGAAAGTTACATCAGTTATGCGGATTACGCGATCGCACTGGTGGACGAGATCGAAAGACAACGGCATTTGAGACAACGCTACACAGTCGTCGGCGAGCGGCAGTAA
- a CDS encoding MATE family efflux transporter: protein MQQNKQPAMAENKMGVMPVNKLLISMSVPMMISMLVQALYNVVDSIFVAQIGEKALTAVSLAFPVQNLMIALAVGTGVGINALVSRRLGEKNYEAANSTADNGIFLNAMHFLLFLALGLFFIPLYFSFQTKDAEIIAYGIDYLQVISVFSFGIFMQVSMERLLQSTGRTLYTMTTQATGAILNIILDPIFIFGWFGVPAMGTRGAAIATVIGQIAAASLAFFFNVRFNKEITLSFKGFRPDMQTIKKIYSIGGPSILMQAVGSFLNLSLNNILIRFTPTATAVFGVYFKLQSFIFMPVFGLNNGMVPIIAYNYGADQKERIKQTISLSKRYAMAIMFIGTAIFLLIPGTLLQLFNASDEMLEIGIPALRIISLCYVSAGYNIVSGSVFQAFGKGGLSLWVSMIRQVVVLLPAAFLLSLMGDVSFVWWAFPIAEVFALVMSIYFNKKIDREVIANIYPHTIGDAVPE from the coding sequence ATGCAACAAAACAAACAGCCAGCGATGGCAGAAAACAAGATGGGTGTCATGCCCGTCAACAAGCTACTGATTTCGATGTCCGTGCCGATGATGATCTCGATGCTTGTGCAGGCCCTATATAATGTCGTCGATAGCATCTTTGTGGCCCAAATCGGAGAAAAAGCTTTGACGGCCGTATCCTTGGCGTTCCCGGTGCAGAACTTGATGATCGCTTTGGCGGTCGGGACCGGGGTCGGGATCAATGCCTTGGTTTCCAGACGACTAGGCGAAAAAAATTACGAGGCCGCAAACAGTACGGCCGATAACGGCATCTTTCTGAATGCCATGCATTTCCTGTTGTTTTTGGCATTGGGATTGTTTTTCATCCCGCTGTATTTCTCCTTCCAGACGAAGGATGCAGAAATCATCGCCTACGGAATTGATTACCTGCAAGTCATCAGTGTCTTCTCGTTCGGAATCTTTATGCAGGTCAGCATGGAACGCCTGCTGCAGTCGACCGGCAGAACCTTGTACACGATGACGACCCAAGCGACAGGCGCGATCCTGAACATCATTTTGGATCCGATCTTCATCTTCGGCTGGTTCGGTGTTCCGGCAATGGGCACAAGGGGCGCTGCGATCGCAACCGTAATCGGACAGATAGCCGCTGCTTCATTGGCCTTCTTTTTCAACGTCCGGTTCAACAAGGAAATCACTTTATCGTTTAAAGGGTTCCGCCCGGATATGCAAACGATCAAAAAAATCTATTCCATCGGCGGCCCGTCGATTCTGATGCAGGCTGTCGGCTCCTTCCTGAATTTGAGCCTGAACAATATTCTGATCCGCTTCACACCGACAGCGACTGCTGTTTTCGGTGTCTACTTTAAGCTTCAAAGTTTCATATTCATGCCAGTTTTCGGCCTGAACAACGGAATGGTTCCGATCATTGCCTATAACTACGGGGCCGACCAAAAAGAACGGATCAAGCAGACCATCAGCTTGTCGAAAAGATATGCGATGGCGATCATGTTCATCGGCACGGCCATTTTCTTGCTGATTCCCGGAACGCTTCTGCAGTTATTCAATGCATCAGATGAAATGCTGGAAATCGGGATACCGGCTTTACGGATCATCAGCCTCTGCTATGTTTCTGCAGGCTACAACATCGTTTCCGGTTCCGTGTTCCAAGCTTTCGGCAAAGGCGGGCTGAGTCTGTGGGTTTCCATGATCCGCCAGGTCGTGGTGCTGCTGCCGGCAGCCTTTCTGCTTTCCTTGATGGGGGATGTTTCATTTGTCTGGTGGGCATTTCCGATTGCGGAAGTTTTTGCACTTGTGATGAGCATCTATTTCAACAAGAAAATCGACAGAGAAGTCATCGCGAACATCTACCCGCATACAATCGGGGACGCTGTTCCGGAATAA
- a CDS encoding GyrI-like domain-containing protein yields MGRISDITLTNQPEQRIISIKTETTLKNMQTKIEDCREKILTYLNLLEELPAGPCFTIYYSFTKQNVEIEVGYPIAKMLPPQDDIRMSIIPAGKRVSCLNIGPYNEIPKIYQEMDQWLAVHDFETNGISYETYYNGEGYTPQEYLTKIELPIQEADEN; encoded by the coding sequence ATGGGAAGAATTTCAGACATCACATTGACCAATCAGCCGGAGCAGCGCATCATTTCCATCAAAACGGAAACAACGCTGAAAAATATGCAGACGAAGATAGAGGACTGCCGCGAAAAGATCCTGACCTACCTGAATCTGTTGGAGGAACTGCCTGCAGGTCCCTGTTTCACGATCTATTACTCATTCACGAAGCAAAACGTCGAAATTGAAGTCGGCTATCCGATCGCAAAAATGTTGCCTCCGCAGGATGATATCCGCATGTCCATCATTCCGGCAGGAAAACGGGTATCCTGTCTGAACATCGGCCCTTATAATGAAATTCCCAAGATTTACCAGGAAATGGACCAGTGGTTGGCCGTCCATGATTTCGAAACGAACGGCATCTCCTACGAAACCTACTACAACGGCGAAGGTTATACGCCGCAGGAATACTTGACCAAAATCGAATTGCCTATCCAAGAGGCAGATGAAAACTAA